From the Esox lucius isolate fEsoLuc1 chromosome 21, fEsoLuc1.pri, whole genome shotgun sequence genome, one window contains:
- the lrrc34 gene encoding leucine-rich repeat-containing protein 34 isoform X1, translated as MGNDIQTDGAEYLAKSLTTNSALRSLRLTGNKIGNHGAMHFARMLQVNTTLQELDLADSDLETQSVIAFAIVLNNNKSLRSVNISRPLLFSHMDEAAVHLSGMLQVNQSLRELHLGKMDLTDSGVERLTEALRTNYSLKYLDLRCNHVTRDGARCLAEVLKNNGTLEILDLASNRIEDDGALYLSQAIALPTCNLKALSLPSNNIATAGLVSLSRAMQANSTLSHIYIWGNRLEEPVCQVFSDLLSSGRLSPERTDVCAYEVEGRVCLAEVFHGLRRHYYWTPSYGQNGDPASNAALALTNTATVTTSQPL; from the exons ATGGGTAATGACATTCAGACGGACGGAGCTGAATACCTTGCCAAGAGTTtgact ACTAACAGCGCCCTCCGGTCTCTGAGGCTGACTGGTAATAAGATAGGGAACCACGGAGCCATGCACTTTGCCAGGATGCTACAGGTCAACACAACACTACAGGAGTTGGACTTGGCCGACTCCGACCTG GAGACTCAGAGTGTGATAGCGTTCGCCATCGTATTGAACAACAACAAGAGCCTCCGCTCTGTCAACATCAGCAGACCTCTACTGTTCAGCCACATG GACGAGGCAGCAGTCCATCTGTCAGGCATGTTGCAGGTTAATCAGAGTCTGAGGGAGCTACACCTGGGGAAGATGGACCTGACAGACTCTGGAGTGGAGAGACTCACTGAAGCCCTGAGAACCAACTACAGCCTCAAATACCTGGACCTACGCTG CAACCATGTGACCCGTGATGGGGCGAGGTGTCTAGCAGAGGTTCTGAAGAACAATGGAACCTTGGAGATTCTGGACTTGGCGTCCAATCGCATTGAGGACGACGGCGCCCTCTACCTTAGCCAGGCTATTGCCCTGCCCACCTGCAACCTCAAAGC GTTGTCCTTACCCAGTAATAACATTGCTACTGCTGGGCTGGTGTCTCTGAGTCGAGCCATGCAGGCCAACAGCACTCTCTCACACATCTACATCTGGGGGAACAGGCTGGAGGAGCCCGTCTGCCAG GTGTTCAGTGATCTGCTGTCCAGTGGTCGTCTCTCGCCGGAGCGGACCGACGTGTGTGCGTATGAGGTGGAGGGTCGTGTGTGCCTGGCGGAGGTCTTCCATGGGCTGAGGAGACACTACTACTGGACACCCAGCTATGGACAGAACGGAGACCCTGCCAGCAACGCAGCTCTGGCCCTAACAAATACTGCTACCGTGACGACATCGCAACCCCTCtaa
- the lrrc34 gene encoding leucine-rich repeat-containing protein 34 isoform X2 gives MGNDIQTDGAEYLAKSLTTNSALRSLRLTGNKIGNHGAMHFARMLQVNTTLQELDLADSDLETQSVIAFAIVLNNNKSLRSVNISRPLLFSHMDEAAVHLSGMLQVNQSLRELHLGKMDLTDSGVERLTEALRTNYSLKYLDLRCNHVTRDGARCLAEVLKNNGTLEILDLASNRIEDDGALYLSQAIALPTCNLKALSLPSNNIATAGLVSLSRAMQANSTLSHIYIWGNRLEEPVCQVTCMCSVICCPVVVSRRSGPTCVRMRWRVVCAWRRSSMG, from the exons ATGGGTAATGACATTCAGACGGACGGAGCTGAATACCTTGCCAAGAGTTtgact ACTAACAGCGCCCTCCGGTCTCTGAGGCTGACTGGTAATAAGATAGGGAACCACGGAGCCATGCACTTTGCCAGGATGCTACAGGTCAACACAACACTACAGGAGTTGGACTTGGCCGACTCCGACCTG GAGACTCAGAGTGTGATAGCGTTCGCCATCGTATTGAACAACAACAAGAGCCTCCGCTCTGTCAACATCAGCAGACCTCTACTGTTCAGCCACATG GACGAGGCAGCAGTCCATCTGTCAGGCATGTTGCAGGTTAATCAGAGTCTGAGGGAGCTACACCTGGGGAAGATGGACCTGACAGACTCTGGAGTGGAGAGACTCACTGAAGCCCTGAGAACCAACTACAGCCTCAAATACCTGGACCTACGCTG CAACCATGTGACCCGTGATGGGGCGAGGTGTCTAGCAGAGGTTCTGAAGAACAATGGAACCTTGGAGATTCTGGACTTGGCGTCCAATCGCATTGAGGACGACGGCGCCCTCTACCTTAGCCAGGCTATTGCCCTGCCCACCTGCAACCTCAAAGC GTTGTCCTTACCCAGTAATAACATTGCTACTGCTGGGCTGGTGTCTCTGAGTCGAGCCATGCAGGCCAACAGCACTCTCTCACACATCTACATCTGGGGGAACAGGCTGGAGGAGCCCGTCTGCCAGGTAACATGCAT GTGTTCAGTGATCTGCTGTCCAGTGGTCGTCTCTCGCCGGAGCGGACCGACGTGTGTGCGTATGAGGTGGAGGGTCGTGTGTGCCTGGCGGAGGTCTTCCATGGGCTGA
- the lrrc31 gene encoding leucine-rich repeat-containing protein 31 has protein sequence MEPSDVRRSRSPFDLIMNQIRRKRTTSDRKSTSGRFLSHQVDSGGISEDRETEEEKGGTSVAPDPADLEDGVCDMGWGRVCVFVQRLGKRADSRTLSLAYCDLTATDALELATLLPCLSLLEELDLSWNELIGGSLRLLTSHLQNVGRLRILRLSSCRLAADDIMALGEALEFLPLLEVLDLSWNAGVGGGALQGIVGKVHPTLTELHLVACQLTETDADVLGSVVSVLPRLRVLDLSCNTHLARTQTPTEGGGMYKSTAEVDRLEGLFLSLSQTPSLTSLRLHDCGLTGGSLNLLGGSFQCLGSLCQLDLSCNKGVAGGLSILCPHLAVLSHLSSLDLHLCCLTREDLRALIEVLPSLPELTKLDLSSNKEVGGVVSDIVPALPLSQIKLLPLNGCRLTYESFSSLALAMPYLRRVDVSWSKVVGGRLSLLLNGLQPSILQELRLSSCDLTTEDLLHLAAVCRRRILSTLRVLDLSYNRGVREEGWSGLLAEEGLGSLEELDVSLQTLTSNPSPLTWLPALLTALPRLPALTRLSLQRWTLTTQAREQLNHSLRKRNVLLEVDTPTSASSSKQERAEEAPCEE, from the exons ATGGAACCCTCGG ATGTTCGCCGGAGTCGTTCGCCATTTGATCTCATCATGAACCAGATCCGCAGGAAACGCACCACCTCAGACAGGAAGTCAACATCAGGCCGCTTCCTGTCCCACCAGGTCGATAGTGGAGGGATttcagaggacagagagaccgaggaggagaaggggggaACGA GTGTTGCCCCGGATCCAGCTGACCTGGAGGATGGTGTGTGCGACATGGGCTGGgggcgtgtttgtgtgtttgtccagaGGCTGGGGAAGAGAGCTGACAGCAGGACACTGAGTCTGGCCTATTGTGATCTTACCGCTACTGATGCATTGGAGCTGG CGACGTTGctcccatgtctctctctgctggaggagctggacctgTCGTGGAACGAGCTGATTGGGGGAAGCCTGAGATTGTTGACTTCTCACCTCCAGAATGTGGGCAGGCTCAGAATCCTCAGATTATCCAGCTGTAGGCTGGCTGCTGATGACATCATGGCTCTGG gtgaGGCTTTGGAGTTTCTTCCACTGTTAGAGGTTCTGGACTTGTCCTGGAATGCTGGTGTTGGTGGAGGAGCTTTGCAAGGCATTGTGGGTAAAGTCCACCCAACCCTTACAGAACTTCATTTGGTGGCTTGTCAACTGACTGAAACCGATGCTGATGTATTGG GGAGTGTGGTTAGTGTCCTCCCCAGACTCCGTGTGTTGGATTTGTCGTGCAATACTCACCTGGCCCGCACACAGACGCCGACAGAAGGAG GCGGCATGTACAAATCAACGGCAGAGGTTGACAGATTAGAGGGGTTGTTCCTCTCTTTAAGCCAAACTCCTTCCCTGACCTCTCTTCGACTACATGACTGTGGCCTGACCGGAGGCTCCCTCAACCTCCTCG GTGGTTCATTCCAGTGCCTCGGTTCCCTGTGTCAGTTGGACCTGTCCTGTAACAAAGGTGTGGCCGGGGGCCTGTCCATCCTCTGTCCTCACCTGGCTGTCCTCTCACACCTCAGCAGCCTGGATCTGCACCTCTGTTGCCTCACACGGGAAGACCTAAGGGCCCTCA TCGAGGTGCTGCCCTCGCTCCCTGAGCTGACGAAACTGGACCTGTCATCCAATAAGGAGGTTGGAGGTGTGGTCAGTGACATAGTCCCTGCCCTCCCGCTGTCACAGATTAAACTCCTCCCGCTCAATGGATGCAGACTGACCTACGAATCGTTTTCTTCACTCG ctCTAGCGATGCCGTATCTGCGGCGTGTAGATGTGTCCTGGAGTAAAGTTGTGGGCGGGCGCCTGTCGCTGCTATTAAACGGTCTGCAGCCGTCAATCCTCCAGGAGCTCCGCCTTAGCAGTTGTGACCTCACCACCGAAGACCTCCTTCATTTGG CTGCAGTGTGTAGGCGTCGGATTTTGTCCACTCTGCGTGTGCTGGACCTTTCCTATAACAGAGGGGTTAGGGAGGAGGGCTGGTCTGGACTGCTGGCGGAGGAGGGGCTGGGCTCCTTGGAGGAGCTGGATGTTAGCCTCCAGACCCTGACCTCCAACCCCTCACCCCTGACCTGGTTACCAGCCTTACTCACTGCTTTACCTCGTCTACCTGCACTGACACGCCTCTCACTCCAGAGATGGACACTCACaacccag GCGCGGGAGCAACTTAACCACTCCCTCAGGAAGAGAAATGTCCTATTAGAGGTGGACACACCCACCTCTGCCTCATCGTCTAAACAAGAGAGGGCAGAAGAGGCACCATGTGAGGAGTAG
- the eif2s3 gene encoding eukaryotic translation initiation factor 2 subunit 3 codes for MAGDESGVTLGQPHLSKQDLNSLDVSILTPLSQEIISRQATINIGTIGHVAHGKSTVVKAISGVHTVRFKNELERNITIKLGYANAKVYKLDDPSCPRPECYRSCGSSTPDEFPTDIPGTKGNFKLVRHVSFVDCPGHDILMATMLNGAAVMDAALLLIAGNESCPQPQTSEHLAAIEIMKLKHILILQNKIDLVKESQAKEQYEQILAFVQGTVAEGAPIIPISAQLKYNIEVVCEYIVKKIPVPIRDFTSEPRLIVIRSFDVNKPGCEVDDLKGGVAGGSILKGVLKVGQELEVRPGIVSKDQDGKLMCKPIFSKIVSLFAEHNDLQYAAPGGLIGVGTKIDPTLCRADRMVGQVLGAVGALPEIFTELEISYFLLRRLLGVRTEGDKKAAKVQKLSKNEVLMVNIGSLSTGGRVSAVKADLAKIVLTNPVCTEVGEKIALSRRVEKHWRLIGWGQIRRGVTITPTVDDD; via the exons ATGGCGGGTGATGAGTCTGGAGTAACGCTGGGTCAGCCACATCTTTCCAAACAAGATCTAAATTCTCTG GATGTTTCCATCCTGACCCCTCTCTCTCAAGAGATCATCAGCCGACAAGCCACCATCAACATTG GCACCATTGGTCATGTGGCCCACGGGAAGTCGACTGTGGTCAAGGCCATTTCAGGGGTTCACACGGTCCGCTTCAAAAATGAGCTGGAGAGGAACATCACCATCAAATTAGGTTATGCCAACGCCAAG GTGTACAAGCTGGATGACCCCAGCTGCCCCAGGCCGGAGTGCTACAGGTCGTGCGGTTCCAGCACTCCGGATGAGTTCCCGACAGACATCCCCGGAACCAAGGGCAACTTCAAACTCGTCAGACACGTGTCCTTCGTGGACTGTCCCGGCCACGACATCCTGATGGCCACCATGTTGAACGGTGCGGCTGTAATGGATGCCGCCCTCCTCCTCATTG CTGGTAACGAGTCGTGCCCCCAGCCCCAGACGTCTGAGCACCTGGCTGCCATAGAGATCATGAAGCTCAAACACATCCTGATCCTCCAGAACAAGATCGACCTGGTGAAGGAGAGCCAGGCCAAGGAGCAGTATGAACAGATCCTGGCCTTCGTGCAGG GTACAGTGGCTGAGGGGGCACCTATCATTCCTATCTCAGCCCAGCTGAAATACAACATAGAGGTGGTTTGTGAATACATTGTCAAGAAAATCCCTGTCCCCATCAGAGACTTCACCTCAGAACCTAGACTCATTG TGATCCGGTCATTTGACGTCAACAAGCCTGGTTGTGAGGTGGATGACCTGAAAGGAGGCGTGGCTGGAGGCAGTATTCTAAAAGGCGTGCTTAAG gtGGGTCAGGAGTTGGAGGTGCGTCCAGGCATTGTGTCGAAGGATCAGGACGGAAAGCTGATGTGTAAGCCCATCTTCTCCAAGATCGTCTCCCTGTTCGCCGAGCACAATGACCTGCAGTACGCAGCACCCGGGGGGCTCATCG GCGTGGGTACTAAGATTGACCCGACCCTGTGCAGAGCGGACCGTATGGTGGGCCAGGTACTGGGAGCAGTGGGTGCACTACCCGAGATCTTCACGGAGCTGGAAATCTCCTACTTCCTGTTGCGGAGGCTTCTGGGAGTCCGCACTGAAGGAGACAAGAAGGCTGCCAAG GTCCAAAAGCTGTCCAAAAACGAGGTGCTGATGGTGAACATCGGCAGTCTGTCTACCGGCGGCAGGGTCAGTGCCGTGAAGGCTGATCTGGCCAAGATCGTCCTCACCAATCCTGTCTGCACCGAGGTCGGAGAGAAAATTGCGCTCAGCCGCCGGGTGGAGAAACATTGGCG TCTGATTGGCTGGGGCCAGATCAGGAGGGGCGTTACCATTACCCCAACGGTGGATGATGACTGA
- the klhl15 gene encoding kelch-like protein 15 isoform X1 has translation MSEGARSAWAKRGCGDSQRRDQGKLKQRKCERPLGVLSAKFETGLKARKRCVMSGGEVEVYLSQVHDGSVSSGFRALYEERLLLDVTLLIEEHHFQAHKALLATQSDYFRVMFTADMRERDQDKIHMKGLTAAGFGHVLRFMYYGSLELSMVTVQEILQAAMYVQLTEAVEFCCSFLLSKICLENCAEVMRLLEDFSVGVEGVQEQLDNFLLENFVPLMSRPDFLSYLSLEKLQVYLDSDALSRFPEIELYESVQAWLRHDRRRWRHTDSVVQSLRFCLMTPANVFEKVKTSEFYRYSRQLRQEVDQALSYFQDVNDQPLVDTRSNRIRSVRPQTAVFRGMIGHSMVNSKILLLHRPKVWWELEGPQVPLRPDCLAIVNNFAFLLGGEELGPDGEFHASSKVYRYDPRQNSWLRMADMSVPRSEFAVGVIGKFIYAVAGRTRDETFYSTERYDITADRWEFVDPYPVNKYGHEGTVLSGKLYITGGITSSSTSKQVCVFDPGRDAGGGVCAAGTAGAGTMDTHRARPARTPLLPGAHPHASCWENKSKMNYARCFHKMISHNGKLYVFGGVCVILRASFESQGCPSTEVYDPETDEWTILASMPIGRSGHGVAVLDRQIMVLGGLCYNGHYSDSILTFDPEDNKWKEDEYPRMPCKLDGLQVCTLHFPEYVLEHVRRCS, from the exons ATGTCAGAAGGTGCCAGGTCTGCCTGGGCAAAGAGGGGTTGTGGGGACTCGCAGCGCCGAG ATCAGGGCAAACTTAAGCAGAGGAAATGTGAGCGTCCCCTAGGCGTGCTGTCAGCTAAGTTCGAGACTGGCCTCAAGGCCCGCAAAAG GTGTGTCATGTCTGggggggaggtggaggtgtACCTGTCCCAGGTGCATGATGGCAGTGTGTCCTCAGGGTTCCGGGCGCTGTACGAGGAGAGGCTCCTATTGGATGTCACACTTCTGATAGAGGAACACCACTTCCAG GCCCACAAGGCCCTGCTGGCGACCCAGAGTGACTACTTCCGGGTCATGTTCACTGcagacatgagagagagagaccaggacAAGATCCACATGAAGGGGCTAACAGCTGCAGGCTTTGGCCACGTCCTGAGGTTCATGTACTACGGCTCACTGGAGCTCAGCATGGTCACCGTACAGGAGATTCTGCAG GCGGCCATGTATGTCCAGCTGACAGAAGCCGTGGAGTTCTGCTGTTCCTTCCTGCTGTCTAAGATCTGCCTGGAGAACTGTGCTGAGGTGATGAGGCTACTGGAGGACTTCAGTGTTGGTGTGGAGGGTGTGCAAGAGCAGCTGGACAACTTCCTGCTGGAGAACTTTGTTCCCCTCATGAGCAGACCTGACTTCCTGTCCTACCTCAGCTTAGAAAAACTCCAG GTTTACCTGGACAGCGATGCCCTGAGTCGCTTCCCGGAGATAGAGCTGTACGAGTCCGTCCAGGCTTGGCTACGACACGACCGCCGTCGttggagacacacagacagcgtCGTCCAGTCTCTACGGTTCTGCCTCATGACCCCGGCTAACGTCTTTGAGAAG GTGAAGACATCAGAGTTCTACCGTTACTCTCGGCAGCTGCGCCAGGAAGTGGACCAGGCTCTCAGCTACTTCCAGGACGTCAACGACCAGCCTCTGGTTGACACGCGGTCCAACCGCATCCGCTCGGTCCGGCCCCAGACCGCCGTGTTCAGGGGCATGATCGGACACAGCATGGTGAACAGCAAGATCCTACTGCTCCACAGGCCCAAG GTGTGGTGGGAGTTGGAAGGACCCCAGGTTCCCCTTCGTCCAGACTGCTTGGCCATCGTCAACAACTTTGCCTTCCTGCTGGGGGGGGAGGAGCTAGGGCCTGACGGGGAATTCCACGCCTCCTCCAAAGTGTACCGCTACGACCCTCGCCAGAACTCCTGGCTACGCATGGCCGACATGTCTGTACCCAG GTCAGAATTTGCGGTCGGGGTCATCGGCAAATTCATTTACGCCGTGGCTGGCCGGACGCGGGACGAGACATTCTACTCCACGGAACGCTACGACATCACGGCGGACCGCTGGGAGTTCGTGGACCCGTACCCCGTGAACAAGTACGGCCACGAGGGCACCGTCCTGAGCGGGAAACTCTACATCACCGGGGGGATCACCTCCTCGTCCACCTCCAAGCAGGTGTGCGTGTTTGACCCCGGCCGGGACGCGGGGGGAGGGGTGTGCGCGGCGGGCACTGCCGGGGCGGGGACCATGGACACGCACCGGGCGCGTCCGGCCCGCACCCCGCTCTTGCCCGGCGCGCACCCGCACGCCAGCTGCTGGGAGAACAAGTCAAAGATGAACTACGCCCGCTGTTTCCACAAGATGATCTCCCACAACGGGAAGCTGTACGTGTTCGGGGGCGTCTGCGTGATCCTCCGGGCGTCGTTCGAGTCTCAGGGCTGCCCGTCCACGGAGGTCTACGACCCTGAGACCGACGAGTGGACCATCCTGGCGTCGATGCCCATCGGGCGCAGCGGGCACGGCGTGGCGGTGCTGGACAGGCAGATCATGGTGCTGGGGGGCCTCTGCTACAACGGACACTACTCCGACTCCATCCTGACCTTTGACCCAGAGGACAACAAGTGGAAGGAGGACGAGTACCCCAGGATGCCTTGCAAACTGGACGGGCTGCAGGTTTGCACTCTGCACTTCCCCGAGTACGTCCTGGAGCACGTCCGGCGCTGCAGCTGA
- the klhl15 gene encoding kelch-like protein 15 isoform X2, with translation MPVANQRCVMSGGEVEVYLSQVHDGSVSSGFRALYEERLLLDVTLLIEEHHFQAHKALLATQSDYFRVMFTADMRERDQDKIHMKGLTAAGFGHVLRFMYYGSLELSMVTVQEILQAAMYVQLTEAVEFCCSFLLSKICLENCAEVMRLLEDFSVGVEGVQEQLDNFLLENFVPLMSRPDFLSYLSLEKLQVYLDSDALSRFPEIELYESVQAWLRHDRRRWRHTDSVVQSLRFCLMTPANVFEKVKTSEFYRYSRQLRQEVDQALSYFQDVNDQPLVDTRSNRIRSVRPQTAVFRGMIGHSMVNSKILLLHRPKVWWELEGPQVPLRPDCLAIVNNFAFLLGGEELGPDGEFHASSKVYRYDPRQNSWLRMADMSVPRSEFAVGVIGKFIYAVAGRTRDETFYSTERYDITADRWEFVDPYPVNKYGHEGTVLSGKLYITGGITSSSTSKQVCVFDPGRDAGGGVCAAGTAGAGTMDTHRARPARTPLLPGAHPHASCWENKSKMNYARCFHKMISHNGKLYVFGGVCVILRASFESQGCPSTEVYDPETDEWTILASMPIGRSGHGVAVLDRQIMVLGGLCYNGHYSDSILTFDPEDNKWKEDEYPRMPCKLDGLQVCTLHFPEYVLEHVRRCS, from the exons ATGCCCGTGGCCAATCAGAG GTGTGTCATGTCTGggggggaggtggaggtgtACCTGTCCCAGGTGCATGATGGCAGTGTGTCCTCAGGGTTCCGGGCGCTGTACGAGGAGAGGCTCCTATTGGATGTCACACTTCTGATAGAGGAACACCACTTCCAG GCCCACAAGGCCCTGCTGGCGACCCAGAGTGACTACTTCCGGGTCATGTTCACTGcagacatgagagagagagaccaggacAAGATCCACATGAAGGGGCTAACAGCTGCAGGCTTTGGCCACGTCCTGAGGTTCATGTACTACGGCTCACTGGAGCTCAGCATGGTCACCGTACAGGAGATTCTGCAG GCGGCCATGTATGTCCAGCTGACAGAAGCCGTGGAGTTCTGCTGTTCCTTCCTGCTGTCTAAGATCTGCCTGGAGAACTGTGCTGAGGTGATGAGGCTACTGGAGGACTTCAGTGTTGGTGTGGAGGGTGTGCAAGAGCAGCTGGACAACTTCCTGCTGGAGAACTTTGTTCCCCTCATGAGCAGACCTGACTTCCTGTCCTACCTCAGCTTAGAAAAACTCCAG GTTTACCTGGACAGCGATGCCCTGAGTCGCTTCCCGGAGATAGAGCTGTACGAGTCCGTCCAGGCTTGGCTACGACACGACCGCCGTCGttggagacacacagacagcgtCGTCCAGTCTCTACGGTTCTGCCTCATGACCCCGGCTAACGTCTTTGAGAAG GTGAAGACATCAGAGTTCTACCGTTACTCTCGGCAGCTGCGCCAGGAAGTGGACCAGGCTCTCAGCTACTTCCAGGACGTCAACGACCAGCCTCTGGTTGACACGCGGTCCAACCGCATCCGCTCGGTCCGGCCCCAGACCGCCGTGTTCAGGGGCATGATCGGACACAGCATGGTGAACAGCAAGATCCTACTGCTCCACAGGCCCAAG GTGTGGTGGGAGTTGGAAGGACCCCAGGTTCCCCTTCGTCCAGACTGCTTGGCCATCGTCAACAACTTTGCCTTCCTGCTGGGGGGGGAGGAGCTAGGGCCTGACGGGGAATTCCACGCCTCCTCCAAAGTGTACCGCTACGACCCTCGCCAGAACTCCTGGCTACGCATGGCCGACATGTCTGTACCCAG GTCAGAATTTGCGGTCGGGGTCATCGGCAAATTCATTTACGCCGTGGCTGGCCGGACGCGGGACGAGACATTCTACTCCACGGAACGCTACGACATCACGGCGGACCGCTGGGAGTTCGTGGACCCGTACCCCGTGAACAAGTACGGCCACGAGGGCACCGTCCTGAGCGGGAAACTCTACATCACCGGGGGGATCACCTCCTCGTCCACCTCCAAGCAGGTGTGCGTGTTTGACCCCGGCCGGGACGCGGGGGGAGGGGTGTGCGCGGCGGGCACTGCCGGGGCGGGGACCATGGACACGCACCGGGCGCGTCCGGCCCGCACCCCGCTCTTGCCCGGCGCGCACCCGCACGCCAGCTGCTGGGAGAACAAGTCAAAGATGAACTACGCCCGCTGTTTCCACAAGATGATCTCCCACAACGGGAAGCTGTACGTGTTCGGGGGCGTCTGCGTGATCCTCCGGGCGTCGTTCGAGTCTCAGGGCTGCCCGTCCACGGAGGTCTACGACCCTGAGACCGACGAGTGGACCATCCTGGCGTCGATGCCCATCGGGCGCAGCGGGCACGGCGTGGCGGTGCTGGACAGGCAGATCATGGTGCTGGGGGGCCTCTGCTACAACGGACACTACTCCGACTCCATCCTGACCTTTGACCCAGAGGACAACAAGTGGAAGGAGGACGAGTACCCCAGGATGCCTTGCAAACTGGACGGGCTGCAGGTTTGCACTCTGCACTTCCCCGAGTACGTCCTGGAGCACGTCCGGCGCTGCAGCTGA
- the klhl15 gene encoding kelch-like protein 15 isoform X3, with the protein MSGGEVEVYLSQVHDGSVSSGFRALYEERLLLDVTLLIEEHHFQAHKALLATQSDYFRVMFTADMRERDQDKIHMKGLTAAGFGHVLRFMYYGSLELSMVTVQEILQAAMYVQLTEAVEFCCSFLLSKICLENCAEVMRLLEDFSVGVEGVQEQLDNFLLENFVPLMSRPDFLSYLSLEKLQVYLDSDALSRFPEIELYESVQAWLRHDRRRWRHTDSVVQSLRFCLMTPANVFEKVKTSEFYRYSRQLRQEVDQALSYFQDVNDQPLVDTRSNRIRSVRPQTAVFRGMIGHSMVNSKILLLHRPKVWWELEGPQVPLRPDCLAIVNNFAFLLGGEELGPDGEFHASSKVYRYDPRQNSWLRMADMSVPRSEFAVGVIGKFIYAVAGRTRDETFYSTERYDITADRWEFVDPYPVNKYGHEGTVLSGKLYITGGITSSSTSKQVCVFDPGRDAGGGVCAAGTAGAGTMDTHRARPARTPLLPGAHPHASCWENKSKMNYARCFHKMISHNGKLYVFGGVCVILRASFESQGCPSTEVYDPETDEWTILASMPIGRSGHGVAVLDRQIMVLGGLCYNGHYSDSILTFDPEDNKWKEDEYPRMPCKLDGLQVCTLHFPEYVLEHVRRCS; encoded by the exons ATGTCTGggggggaggtggaggtgtACCTGTCCCAGGTGCATGATGGCAGTGTGTCCTCAGGGTTCCGGGCGCTGTACGAGGAGAGGCTCCTATTGGATGTCACACTTCTGATAGAGGAACACCACTTCCAG GCCCACAAGGCCCTGCTGGCGACCCAGAGTGACTACTTCCGGGTCATGTTCACTGcagacatgagagagagagaccaggacAAGATCCACATGAAGGGGCTAACAGCTGCAGGCTTTGGCCACGTCCTGAGGTTCATGTACTACGGCTCACTGGAGCTCAGCATGGTCACCGTACAGGAGATTCTGCAG GCGGCCATGTATGTCCAGCTGACAGAAGCCGTGGAGTTCTGCTGTTCCTTCCTGCTGTCTAAGATCTGCCTGGAGAACTGTGCTGAGGTGATGAGGCTACTGGAGGACTTCAGTGTTGGTGTGGAGGGTGTGCAAGAGCAGCTGGACAACTTCCTGCTGGAGAACTTTGTTCCCCTCATGAGCAGACCTGACTTCCTGTCCTACCTCAGCTTAGAAAAACTCCAG GTTTACCTGGACAGCGATGCCCTGAGTCGCTTCCCGGAGATAGAGCTGTACGAGTCCGTCCAGGCTTGGCTACGACACGACCGCCGTCGttggagacacacagacagcgtCGTCCAGTCTCTACGGTTCTGCCTCATGACCCCGGCTAACGTCTTTGAGAAG GTGAAGACATCAGAGTTCTACCGTTACTCTCGGCAGCTGCGCCAGGAAGTGGACCAGGCTCTCAGCTACTTCCAGGACGTCAACGACCAGCCTCTGGTTGACACGCGGTCCAACCGCATCCGCTCGGTCCGGCCCCAGACCGCCGTGTTCAGGGGCATGATCGGACACAGCATGGTGAACAGCAAGATCCTACTGCTCCACAGGCCCAAG GTGTGGTGGGAGTTGGAAGGACCCCAGGTTCCCCTTCGTCCAGACTGCTTGGCCATCGTCAACAACTTTGCCTTCCTGCTGGGGGGGGAGGAGCTAGGGCCTGACGGGGAATTCCACGCCTCCTCCAAAGTGTACCGCTACGACCCTCGCCAGAACTCCTGGCTACGCATGGCCGACATGTCTGTACCCAG GTCAGAATTTGCGGTCGGGGTCATCGGCAAATTCATTTACGCCGTGGCTGGCCGGACGCGGGACGAGACATTCTACTCCACGGAACGCTACGACATCACGGCGGACCGCTGGGAGTTCGTGGACCCGTACCCCGTGAACAAGTACGGCCACGAGGGCACCGTCCTGAGCGGGAAACTCTACATCACCGGGGGGATCACCTCCTCGTCCACCTCCAAGCAGGTGTGCGTGTTTGACCCCGGCCGGGACGCGGGGGGAGGGGTGTGCGCGGCGGGCACTGCCGGGGCGGGGACCATGGACACGCACCGGGCGCGTCCGGCCCGCACCCCGCTCTTGCCCGGCGCGCACCCGCACGCCAGCTGCTGGGAGAACAAGTCAAAGATGAACTACGCCCGCTGTTTCCACAAGATGATCTCCCACAACGGGAAGCTGTACGTGTTCGGGGGCGTCTGCGTGATCCTCCGGGCGTCGTTCGAGTCTCAGGGCTGCCCGTCCACGGAGGTCTACGACCCTGAGACCGACGAGTGGACCATCCTGGCGTCGATGCCCATCGGGCGCAGCGGGCACGGCGTGGCGGTGCTGGACAGGCAGATCATGGTGCTGGGGGGCCTCTGCTACAACGGACACTACTCCGACTCCATCCTGACCTTTGACCCAGAGGACAACAAGTGGAAGGAGGACGAGTACCCCAGGATGCCTTGCAAACTGGACGGGCTGCAGGTTTGCACTCTGCACTTCCCCGAGTACGTCCTGGAGCACGTCCGGCGCTGCAGCTGA